One window of the bacterium genome contains the following:
- the coaBC gene encoding bifunctional phosphopantothenoylcysteine decarboxylase/phosphopantothenate--cysteine ligase CoaBC, with the protein MPKLLPPRRWLSAWRAVGRSWAKNTSPRPGWEVRYPPALHGCFPLAFSDSGLPGGRRFVNTQPSARPGNVLLAVAGGIAAYKIPELVRLLRRAGHSVRCVLTKAAGEFVSPLVLQTLSGAPVRSSLFDPGEEGEISHIELADWADLVVVAPATADRMAKLAQGLADDLVSTVLLATQAPVLLAPAMNVNMWSHPATRANAELLRERGVHFEGPEAGELACGWEGEGRMAEPATIAGRVALLLGGGTWKGVRVLASAGGTREPIDAVRSITNRSSGKMGFAVAEEAARRGAEVVLVAGPCPLATPPGVRRIDIETALEMASAVEAEFEASQVVVMAAAVADFRPADASARKIKKEDLEPGAGLRIELVATPDILEGISGRRGDRVVVGFAAESHDVVEAARRKLARKGCDLLVANDISRSDTGFDTDTNAVMFVSPGGEVDELPLLSKAEVAGRILDRVEKLREGTR; encoded by the coding sequence ATGCCGAAGCTCCTACCGCCAAGGCGTTGGCTCAGCGCCTGGCGCGCGGTCGGGCGCTCCTGGGCTAAGAACACGTCCCCTCGCCCGGGCTGGGAGGTTCGGTACCCTCCCGCCTTACATGGTTGTTTTCCCTTGGCTTTCTCCGATTCCGGACTCCCCGGCGGGAGGCGCTTCGTGAACACTCAGCCCTCGGCTCGGCCCGGCAACGTGCTTCTCGCCGTGGCGGGAGGGATCGCGGCGTACAAGATCCCGGAACTGGTCCGTCTGCTCCGGCGGGCGGGGCACTCTGTGCGCTGCGTGCTCACGAAGGCCGCGGGAGAGTTCGTCTCGCCCCTCGTGCTTCAGACGCTCTCGGGAGCGCCCGTGCGCAGCTCGCTCTTCGACCCGGGAGAAGAGGGAGAGATCTCGCATATCGAGCTGGCCGATTGGGCCGATCTGGTGGTGGTGGCTCCGGCCACCGCCGACCGCATGGCGAAGCTCGCCCAGGGGCTGGCCGACGATCTGGTTTCGACCGTGCTTCTGGCGACGCAGGCGCCGGTGCTGCTCGCCCCGGCGATGAACGTGAACATGTGGTCCCATCCAGCAACGCGCGCCAATGCCGAGCTGCTGCGTGAGCGGGGCGTCCATTTCGAGGGGCCGGAAGCCGGTGAGCTGGCCTGTGGTTGGGAGGGCGAGGGCCGCATGGCCGAGCCCGCAACGATCGCCGGACGCGTGGCCCTGCTTCTCGGAGGTGGGACCTGGAAAGGCGTCCGTGTGCTCGCGAGCGCGGGCGGCACCCGGGAGCCGATCGACGCCGTCCGCTCGATCACGAATCGCTCGAGCGGCAAGATGGGTTTCGCCGTTGCGGAGGAGGCGGCCCGACGCGGCGCCGAGGTCGTGCTGGTCGCCGGGCCTTGTCCGCTTGCGACGCCGCCTGGCGTTCGGAGGATCGATATCGAGACGGCCCTCGAGATGGCTTCGGCCGTCGAGGCGGAGTTCGAGGCCAGCCAGGTCGTCGTCATGGCGGCCGCGGTCGCCGACTTCCGACCGGCGGATGCCTCCGCGCGCAAGATCAAGAAGGAAGATCTCGAGCCCGGCGCTGGCCTTCGGATCGAACTGGTTGCGACCCCGGACATCCTCGAGGGGATCAGTGGGCGCAGAGGTGACCGCGTCGTGGTGGGCTTCGCAGCGGAGAGCCACGATGTGGTGGAAGCCGCCCGTCGCAAGCTCGCCCGCAAGGGCTGCGATCTGCTGGTGGCAAACGATATTTCTCGGAGTGATACGGGCTTCGATACGGACACCAACGCCGTGATGTTCGTGTCTCCCGGAGGTGAGGTGGACGAGTTGCCGTTGTTGTCCAAGGCCGAGGTGGCCGGGCGCATTCTCGACCGCGTGGAAAAGCTGCGTGAGGGCACCCGATGA
- a CDS encoding slipin family protein, whose product MGLSPLIILVGILGLIGAAGIRILQEYERGVLFRFGRYAGVKEAGIRWIIPMVDRMVRVSLREIVMDVPPQEVITRDNVSVKVNAVIYFRVLHPEKAVIQVENYLYGTSQLSQTTLRSVCGQAELDELLAERENINRQLQEIIDLQTEPWGVKVRAVELKQIDLPSDMQRAMAKQAEAEREKRSKIIHAEGEAQAAVRLREAAQVLSGEPAALQLRYLQTLADIATENNSTTVFPIPIDILKPFYDLQRNADVGSGEGSG is encoded by the coding sequence ATGGGTCTGTCACCGCTGATCATCCTGGTCGGCATTCTCGGATTGATTGGCGCCGCCGGCATCCGCATCTTGCAGGAGTACGAACGGGGCGTGCTCTTTCGCTTCGGCCGCTACGCCGGTGTCAAGGAAGCGGGCATCCGCTGGATCATTCCGATGGTCGATCGCATGGTGCGGGTCAGCCTGCGCGAGATCGTGATGGACGTGCCGCCGCAGGAAGTGATCACCCGTGACAACGTCTCGGTGAAGGTGAACGCGGTGATCTACTTCCGGGTCCTGCACCCGGAGAAGGCCGTCATCCAGGTCGAGAACTACCTCTACGGGACGTCCCAGCTTTCCCAGACCACGTTGCGAAGCGTCTGCGGTCAGGCCGAGCTCGATGAACTCCTGGCGGAGCGCGAGAACATCAATCGGCAGTTGCAGGAGATCATCGATCTCCAGACCGAGCCCTGGGGTGTGAAGGTGCGCGCAGTGGAGCTGAAGCAGATCGATCTACCCAGCGACATGCAGCGCGCCATGGCCAAGCAGGCCGAGGCCGAGCGGGAGAAGCGCTCGAAGATCATCCACGCGGAGGGTGAAGCCCAGGCTGCCGTGCGGCTCCGGGAGGCGGCGCAGGTTCTCTCCGGTGAGCCCGCGGCGCTTCAGCTCCGCTACCTCCAGACGCTGGCGGATATCGCAACGGAGAACAACTCGACGACCGTCTTTCCGATCCCGATCGACATCCTGAAGCCTTTCTACGATTTGCAGCGGAATGCGGACGTGGGTTCCGGAGAGGGGAGCGGCTAG
- a CDS encoding nodulation protein NfeD: MKTLRRARLAISVAFFLPWLAMGLAAQDEAGETPTRDSGPLTVIRIDGSINPASSDYIQQAIRESEEAGARALLMELDTPGGLVTSTQDIIQAMLRSKVPIIVYVSPQGAWAGSAGTFITIAGHVAAMAPGSTIGAAHPVGIGGGGTPEGEEGKSQDHAAAKAENMLAAYMKAIAEERDRNVDWAQDAVRNSVAITADRAVELNVIDLVADDRADLLKQLEGREIKVGGKTQRLAFAGAPTQEIEMDLLTRIFDVLASPDVAVLLFMAGVLGLYVEMNQPGMIFPGVAGAICLLLALIAFQILPFSWVGVLLMLVGLGLMVAEAFVTSFGLLFASGAACMLLGGSMLFDRPELSDLNVSFWPVLVPAVGGMGAFGALVVFAVGRSMGRRQESGVYELVGMEGVARTAIDPSGTVFIRGEFWTARSTEPIPAEARVVAESIDGLTLHVRSADGQAGPS, translated from the coding sequence ATGAAGACTCTCCGCCGTGCACGCCTTGCCATTTCGGTGGCGTTCTTCCTGCCTTGGCTGGCGATGGGCCTGGCGGCCCAGGACGAGGCGGGCGAAACACCGACCCGTGACAGCGGTCCGCTGACGGTCATCCGCATCGATGGCTCGATCAATCCCGCCAGCAGCGACTACATCCAGCAGGCCATTCGTGAGAGTGAGGAGGCAGGAGCCCGGGCGTTGCTGATGGAACTCGATACCCCCGGCGGCCTGGTTACATCGACCCAGGACATCATCCAGGCGATGCTGCGCTCGAAGGTTCCGATCATCGTCTATGTCTCGCCCCAGGGTGCCTGGGCCGGCTCGGCAGGAACGTTCATCACGATCGCGGGCCACGTGGCCGCCATGGCACCTGGCTCGACGATCGGCGCCGCCCATCCCGTGGGCATCGGCGGCGGCGGTACGCCCGAGGGCGAAGAGGGCAAGAGCCAGGATCACGCCGCGGCGAAGGCAGAGAACATGCTGGCGGCCTACATGAAAGCGATCGCCGAGGAGCGGGACCGCAATGTGGATTGGGCTCAGGACGCCGTCCGCAACTCGGTCGCGATCACAGCGGATCGGGCAGTGGAGCTGAACGTGATCGATCTGGTCGCAGACGATCGGGCCGACCTCCTGAAGCAGCTCGAGGGGCGGGAAATCAAGGTCGGCGGGAAGACCCAGCGGCTGGCCTTCGCGGGCGCCCCCACCCAGGAAATCGAGATGGACCTCCTCACGCGCATCTTCGATGTGCTGGCCAGTCCTGATGTTGCCGTGCTGTTGTTCATGGCGGGCGTGCTCGGCCTGTATGTGGAGATGAACCAACCGGGGATGATCTTTCCCGGTGTGGCCGGCGCCATCTGCCTGTTGCTGGCCTTGATCGCATTCCAGATCCTGCCTTTCTCCTGGGTGGGCGTCCTGTTGATGCTGGTCGGGCTCGGTCTGATGGTCGCCGAAGCCTTCGTGACATCGTTTGGCCTGCTGTTTGCTTCCGGTGCGGCCTGCATGTTGCTCGGTGGCTCGATGCTCTTCGATCGTCCGGAACTCTCGGACCTGAACGTGTCGTTCTGGCCGGTGCTGGTACCCGCCGTGGGTGGAATGGGGGCCTTCGGAGCCCTGGTGGTCTTCGCGGTGGGGCGCTCGATGGGACGTCGTCAGGAATCCGGTGTCTACGAGCTGGTCGGAATGGAAGGTGTGGCCCGTACAGCCATCGATCCATCCGGTACGGTCTTCATCCGCGGTGAATTCTGGACGGCCCGATCTACCGAGCCGATTCCAGCGGAAGCGCGGGTCGTGGCCGAAAGTATCGATGGGCTGACGCTTCACGTGCGTTCGGCCGACGGGCAAGCAGGGCCGAGCTGA
- the coaD gene encoding pantetheine-phosphate adenylyltransferase: protein MSDDANQLALFPASFDPVTNGHLDLVHRARRVFPRLVVAVAHNVDKSGTFTVEQRLEMLRASIGDLPGVEITSFAVLAVDYAAEVGAKTVIRGLRATADFQYEFEMALMNRHMNPDVETLFLMTGQEHFYVSSSRLKELVSFGVDISEWVPPLVEKYLREKFQKK, encoded by the coding sequence ATGAGCGACGACGCGAACCAGTTGGCCCTGTTTCCCGCCAGCTTCGACCCGGTCACGAATGGACATCTCGATCTGGTTCATCGCGCACGGCGCGTGTTTCCCCGGCTGGTGGTGGCCGTTGCCCACAACGTGGACAAGAGTGGGACGTTTACCGTGGAGCAGCGCCTGGAGATGCTTCGCGCCTCCATCGGTGATCTGCCCGGCGTCGAGATCACGTCGTTCGCCGTGTTGGCCGTGGATTACGCCGCCGAGGTGGGAGCGAAGACCGTGATCCGGGGCCTGCGGGCGACCGCGGATTTCCAGTACGAGTTCGAGATGGCACTCATGAATCGGCACATGAACCCGGACGTCGAGACGCTCTTCCTGATGACGGGCCAGGAGCACTTCTACGTCAGCTCTTCACGCCTGAAAGAACTGGTCTCCTTCGGGGTCGACATCAGCGAATGGGTGCCGCCGCTGGTCGAGAAATATCTCCGGGAGAAGTTCCAGAAAAAGTGA
- a CDS encoding bacteriophage CI repressor, translating to MSKTTVDRAKKNLPERLSQVRGIRSQRQFARDLGVFQQNVNRYESGTTPHTDFLIQLALKENVSIDWLLLGKGRMRRGR from the coding sequence ATGTCGAAGACGACGGTGGATCGCGCAAAGAAGAACCTGCCGGAGCGCCTCTCCCAGGTGCGAGGCATTCGCTCCCAGAGACAATTCGCGCGCGACCTCGGCGTCTTCCAACAGAACGTGAACCGCTACGAGAGTGGCACCACCCCCCATACCGATTTCCTGATCCAGCTCGCATTGAAGGAGAATGTCTCCATCGATTGGCTGCTCCTCGGCAAGGGGCGAATGCGTCGCGGACGCTGA
- the rsmD gene encoding 16S rRNA (guanine(966)-N(2))-methyltransferase RsmD, which yields MRVTGGELVGRRVEMPRRGEVRPTSDRVRESLFMRLGSQQGRRVLDLFAGSGALGIEALSRGAESAVFVDHAAVCGATVRANLEALGLEERARVVRSPARAALRRFARSSDCFQLILVDPPYASGEALEALQAIARLGLLDPAGTLVLETDRRHDPGSVEGLRRVDERRYGDTLLLWFTSDLESTHPGAEDPGNEGAA from the coding sequence GTGCGCGTGACAGGAGGAGAGCTCGTCGGCCGACGTGTCGAAATGCCGCGTCGCGGGGAAGTGCGTCCCACTTCCGATCGCGTCCGCGAATCCCTGTTCATGCGCCTCGGATCCCAGCAGGGGAGACGTGTACTCGACCTCTTCGCCGGCTCCGGCGCGCTGGGCATCGAAGCGCTCTCGCGCGGAGCCGAATCCGCGGTGTTCGTGGATCATGCCGCCGTCTGCGGGGCGACCGTTCGCGCCAATCTGGAGGCGCTTGGCCTCGAGGAGAGGGCCCGGGTTGTGCGGAGTCCGGCGCGAGCTGCGCTGCGCCGTTTCGCTCGCAGCAGCGATTGCTTCCAGCTGATCCTCGTCGATCCGCCCTACGCCTCCGGGGAAGCGCTGGAGGCGCTACAGGCGATCGCCAGGCTTGGGCTCCTGGATCCCGCGGGAACCCTGGTTCTCGAAACAGATCGCCGGCATGATCCCGGTTCCGTGGAAGGGCTGCGGCGAGTGGACGAGCGGCGCTACGGTGACACCCTACTCCTCTGGTTCACGTCGGACCTGGAGTCGACGCATCCCGGGGCGGAAGACCCAGGCAACGAAGGAGCCGCATGA